The following proteins come from a genomic window of Oncorhynchus clarkii lewisi isolate Uvic-CL-2024 chromosome 23, UVic_Ocla_1.0, whole genome shotgun sequence:
- the LOC139381844 gene encoding zinc finger protein 16-like isoform X1, whose amino-acid sequence MQKQMSGGNGIPLHSLRLIVPPLRLVSAAIWQTVQQRHVMDYGMLDEFVTMVTEMVPELLNLRQRAQLILGLRARLVLELCRSKPITDLQTIQPHLDRIQTLTPLWGTQATDAEVGLSESNFLGLVQTLLKDPDEREHFFQDVFPVEFGPSYDAAIQKLMWQFLSRLEKLLPVSNFQQAALLLSDVPSVLEECVQSVSHPQQMNILLQYHRDLGPLDNHDPPSSTDGDCILSALCLPPVERVVIATEVEKEGKSMDVKEREEGMDSRSGECEKNKRSSVSDEDDAEFVDPETGKVEPKYETVMVIGEDGMVQPFEDLSVGKKRSFKKPKIKTHKDSGSHGEKMLSIINSKSNVIISSVLYQPSVDLQRVDTTNLILLPFIPVRRNRALKMKTFLTQEQKQTDTEFSEKYTFKQCQICEKTFSRSADMKRHQQIHTGEPIQNPKQKESKVCCICGRMFADIEKLDRHKLVHNPLKCIMCENSFNGVKPLKKHYLDVHKFSGPFLCTYCEKSYTELSDLVRHERTHTLPYQCSHCPKKFKSSTTLAEHERIHTGEKCLCWECGKGFINITTLRNHMLNVHSKPEDKHSCSQCDKSYGEKRALVSHVKICHAGVRYPCTYCGKLFLSMSSLTRHDLIHTQERPFKCTESECGKGFRSPKELRVHMRYHTGERPYKCKICGKGFTQNCYITRHMRTHTGEKPYPCSVCGRNFSDLRVRKRHMMTHTGEKPYKCLKCEKAFSRTELLKAHEKKEH is encoded by the exons ATGCAAAAACAAATGTCTGGGGGGAATG GTATTCCTCTCCACTCTCTGCGCCTTATAGTCCCACCACTGCGGCTGGTCTCAGCTGCCATCTGGCAGACGGTCCAGCAGAGACACGTGATGGATTATGGGATGCTGGATGAGTTTGTTACCATGGTCACAGAGATGGTTCCAGAGCTTCTGAACCTCAGACAGAGGGCCCAACTTATTCTGGGTCTTCGAGcacgg CTGGTCCTAGAGTTGTGTCGCTCCAAGCCGATCACAGACCTCCAGACCATTCAGCCACACCTGGACAGGATACAGACCCTCACACCTCTCTGGGGGACACAG GCGACTGATGCAGAGGTAGGATTATCTGAATCCAACTTCCTGGGGCTGGTTCAAACCCTTCTAAAAGACCCTGATGAGAGAGAACATTTCTTCCAG GATGTTTTTCCTGTAGAATTTGGTCCCAGTTATGATGCAGCCATTCAGAAACTCATGTGGCAATTTCTTTCGAGACTTGAGAAGCTACTTCCTGTATCAAACTTCCAACAG GCTGCCTTGTTGCTCAGCGATGTTCCCTCTGTTCTGGAGGAATGTGTTCAGTCTGTGTCTCACCCTCAGCAGATGAATATCCTGCTTCAGTACCACAGAGACCTTGGCCCGCTGGACAACCATG ACCCTCCATCTTCCACCGATGGGGACTGCATTCTCTcagctctctgtcttcctcccgtGGAACGGGTGGTGATTGCAACAGAGGTGGAGAAAGAAGGAAAAAGTATGGAtgtgaaagaaagagaagaggggatggATAGCAGGTCAGGGGAATGTGAGAAAAACAAAAGATCCTCTGTTAGTGATGAGGATGATGCAGAGTTTGTGGACCCCGAGACAGGCAAGGTGGAACCAAAGTACGAAACGGTGATGGTTATCGGGGAAGACGGGATGGTGCAGCCTTTTGAAGATTTAAGTGTCGGGAAAAAGAGATCTTTCAAAAAGCCTAAAAtaaagacacacaaagacagtggAAGTCATGGAGAAAAAATGCTTAGCATAATCAACAGCAAGTCTAATGTGATCATATCCTCTGTGCTTTACCAACCCTCAGTGGATCTACAAAGGGTTGACACTACCAACCTAATATTATTACCTTTTATACCAGTAAGAAGAAACAGAGCGCTGAAGATGAAGACATTTCTTACACAAGAACAGAAACAAACCGACACAGAATTTTCTGAAAAATATACATTCAAGCAGTGCCAGATTTGTGAGAAGACTTTCAGTCGAAGTGCAGACATGAAGCGGCACCAGCAAATCCACACAGGGGAGCCTATCCAGAACCCAAAACAGAAAGAGTCAAAAGTGTGCTGCATTTGCGGAAGGATGTTCGCAGACATAGAAAAGCTAGACAGGCATAAGCTGGTGCACAACCCTTTGAAATGCATCATGTGTGAAAACAGCTTCAATGGTGTCAAGCCACTCAAGAAACACTATCTGGATGTCCATAAATTCAGCGGGCCATTCCTCTGCACCTACTGTGAGAAAAGCTACACTGAGTTATCAGATCTTGTCAGACACGAGAGGACTCACACTCTCCCTTACCAGTGTTCCCACTGTCCAAAGAAATTTAAATCGTCAACGACCCTTGCCGAACAtgaaagaatacacacaggggagaaatgcCTTTGCTGGGAGTGTGGAAAAGGCTTTATCAACATAACAACGCTGAGAAACCACATGCTAAATGTTCACAGCAAACCTGAAGATAAACACTCCTGCTCCCAGTGTGACAAATCTTACGGGGAGAAGAGGGCATTGGTAAGTCATGTGAAAATCTGTCATGCTGGGGTGCGTTATCCATGCACATACTGCGGTAAGCTGTTTCTTAGTATGTCCTCATTGACAAGGCATGACCTGATTCACACTCAGGAGAGGCCTTTTAAATGCACAGAGTCTGAGTGCGGGAAAGGTTTCAGATCTCCAAAGGAACTGAGGGTACACATGAGATATCATACTGGAGAGCGGCCATATAAGTGCAAAATATGTGGGAAGGGTTTTACGCAAAATTGTTATATCACTCGACACATGCGAACTCATACGGGGGAGAAGCCGTATCCGTGTTCTGTCTGTGGGAGAAACTTTTCTGACTTAAGGGTACGGAAAAGACACATGATGACTCACACCGGAGAGAAGCCCTACAAATGTTTAAAATGTGAGAAAGCTTTCAGTCGGACAGAACTTTTGAAAGCACATGAGAAGAAAGAACACTGA
- the LOC139381844 gene encoding zinc finger protein 502-like isoform X5: MQKQMSGGNGIPLHSLRLIVPPLRLVSAAIWQTVQQRHVMDYGMLDEFVTMVTEMVPELLNLRQRAQLILGLRARLVLELCRSKPITDLQTIQPHLDRIQTLTPLWGTQMNILLQYHRDLGPLDNHDPPSSTDGDCILSALCLPPVERVVIATEVEKEGKSMDVKEREEGMDSRSGECEKNKRSSVSDEDDAEFVDPETGKVEPKYETVMVIGEDGMVQPFEDLSVGKKRSFKKPKIKTHKDSGSHGEKMLSIINSKSNVIISSVLYQPSVDLQRVDTTNLILLPFIPVRRNRALKMKTFLTQEQKQTDTEFSEKYTFKQCQICEKTFSRSADMKRHQQIHTGEPIQNPKQKESKVCCICGRMFADIEKLDRHKLVHNPLKCIMCENSFNGVKPLKKHYLDVHKFSGPFLCTYCEKSYTELSDLVRHERTHTLPYQCSHCPKKFKSSTTLAEHERIHTGEKCLCWECGKGFINITTLRNHMLNVHSKPEDKHSCSQCDKSYGEKRALVSHVKICHAGVRYPCTYCGKLFLSMSSLTRHDLIHTQERPFKCTESECGKGFRSPKELRVHMRYHTGERPYKCKICGKGFTQNCYITRHMRTHTGEKPYPCSVCGRNFSDLRVRKRHMMTHTGEKPYKCLKCEKAFSRTELLKAHEKKEH, from the exons ATGCAAAAACAAATGTCTGGGGGGAATG GTATTCCTCTCCACTCTCTGCGCCTTATAGTCCCACCACTGCGGCTGGTCTCAGCTGCCATCTGGCAGACGGTCCAGCAGAGACACGTGATGGATTATGGGATGCTGGATGAGTTTGTTACCATGGTCACAGAGATGGTTCCAGAGCTTCTGAACCTCAGACAGAGGGCCCAACTTATTCTGGGTCTTCGAGcacgg CTGGTCCTAGAGTTGTGTCGCTCCAAGCCGATCACAGACCTCCAGACCATTCAGCCACACCTGGACAGGATACAGACCCTCACACCTCTCTGGGGGACACAG ATGAATATCCTGCTTCAGTACCACAGAGACCTTGGCCCGCTGGACAACCATG ACCCTCCATCTTCCACCGATGGGGACTGCATTCTCTcagctctctgtcttcctcccgtGGAACGGGTGGTGATTGCAACAGAGGTGGAGAAAGAAGGAAAAAGTATGGAtgtgaaagaaagagaagaggggatggATAGCAGGTCAGGGGAATGTGAGAAAAACAAAAGATCCTCTGTTAGTGATGAGGATGATGCAGAGTTTGTGGACCCCGAGACAGGCAAGGTGGAACCAAAGTACGAAACGGTGATGGTTATCGGGGAAGACGGGATGGTGCAGCCTTTTGAAGATTTAAGTGTCGGGAAAAAGAGATCTTTCAAAAAGCCTAAAAtaaagacacacaaagacagtggAAGTCATGGAGAAAAAATGCTTAGCATAATCAACAGCAAGTCTAATGTGATCATATCCTCTGTGCTTTACCAACCCTCAGTGGATCTACAAAGGGTTGACACTACCAACCTAATATTATTACCTTTTATACCAGTAAGAAGAAACAGAGCGCTGAAGATGAAGACATTTCTTACACAAGAACAGAAACAAACCGACACAGAATTTTCTGAAAAATATACATTCAAGCAGTGCCAGATTTGTGAGAAGACTTTCAGTCGAAGTGCAGACATGAAGCGGCACCAGCAAATCCACACAGGGGAGCCTATCCAGAACCCAAAACAGAAAGAGTCAAAAGTGTGCTGCATTTGCGGAAGGATGTTCGCAGACATAGAAAAGCTAGACAGGCATAAGCTGGTGCACAACCCTTTGAAATGCATCATGTGTGAAAACAGCTTCAATGGTGTCAAGCCACTCAAGAAACACTATCTGGATGTCCATAAATTCAGCGGGCCATTCCTCTGCACCTACTGTGAGAAAAGCTACACTGAGTTATCAGATCTTGTCAGACACGAGAGGACTCACACTCTCCCTTACCAGTGTTCCCACTGTCCAAAGAAATTTAAATCGTCAACGACCCTTGCCGAACAtgaaagaatacacacaggggagaaatgcCTTTGCTGGGAGTGTGGAAAAGGCTTTATCAACATAACAACGCTGAGAAACCACATGCTAAATGTTCACAGCAAACCTGAAGATAAACACTCCTGCTCCCAGTGTGACAAATCTTACGGGGAGAAGAGGGCATTGGTAAGTCATGTGAAAATCTGTCATGCTGGGGTGCGTTATCCATGCACATACTGCGGTAAGCTGTTTCTTAGTATGTCCTCATTGACAAGGCATGACCTGATTCACACTCAGGAGAGGCCTTTTAAATGCACAGAGTCTGAGTGCGGGAAAGGTTTCAGATCTCCAAAGGAACTGAGGGTACACATGAGATATCATACTGGAGAGCGGCCATATAAGTGCAAAATATGTGGGAAGGGTTTTACGCAAAATTGTTATATCACTCGACACATGCGAACTCATACGGGGGAGAAGCCGTATCCGTGTTCTGTCTGTGGGAGAAACTTTTCTGACTTAAGGGTACGGAAAAGACACATGATGACTCACACCGGAGAGAAGCCCTACAAATGTTTAAAATGTGAGAAAGCTTTCAGTCGGACAGAACTTTTGAAAGCACATGAGAAGAAAGAACACTGA
- the LOC139381844 gene encoding zinc finger protein 502-like isoform X4, whose protein sequence is MQKQMSGGNGIPLHSLRLIVPPLRLVSAAIWQTVQQRHVMDYGMLDEFVTMVTEMVPELLNLRQRAQLILGLRARLVLELCRSKPITDLQTIQPHLDRIQTLTPLWGTQQMNILLQYHRDLGPLDNHDPPSSTDGDCILSALCLPPVERVVIATEVEKEGKSMDVKEREEGMDSRSGECEKNKRSSVSDEDDAEFVDPETGKVEPKYETVMVIGEDGMVQPFEDLSVGKKRSFKKPKIKTHKDSGSHGEKMLSIINSKSNVIISSVLYQPSVDLQRVDTTNLILLPFIPVRRNRALKMKTFLTQEQKQTDTEFSEKYTFKQCQICEKTFSRSADMKRHQQIHTGEPIQNPKQKESKVCCICGRMFADIEKLDRHKLVHNPLKCIMCENSFNGVKPLKKHYLDVHKFSGPFLCTYCEKSYTELSDLVRHERTHTLPYQCSHCPKKFKSSTTLAEHERIHTGEKCLCWECGKGFINITTLRNHMLNVHSKPEDKHSCSQCDKSYGEKRALVSHVKICHAGVRYPCTYCGKLFLSMSSLTRHDLIHTQERPFKCTESECGKGFRSPKELRVHMRYHTGERPYKCKICGKGFTQNCYITRHMRTHTGEKPYPCSVCGRNFSDLRVRKRHMMTHTGEKPYKCLKCEKAFSRTELLKAHEKKEH, encoded by the exons ATGCAAAAACAAATGTCTGGGGGGAATG GTATTCCTCTCCACTCTCTGCGCCTTATAGTCCCACCACTGCGGCTGGTCTCAGCTGCCATCTGGCAGACGGTCCAGCAGAGACACGTGATGGATTATGGGATGCTGGATGAGTTTGTTACCATGGTCACAGAGATGGTTCCAGAGCTTCTGAACCTCAGACAGAGGGCCCAACTTATTCTGGGTCTTCGAGcacgg CTGGTCCTAGAGTTGTGTCGCTCCAAGCCGATCACAGACCTCCAGACCATTCAGCCACACCTGGACAGGATACAGACCCTCACACCTCTCTGGGGGACACAG CAGATGAATATCCTGCTTCAGTACCACAGAGACCTTGGCCCGCTGGACAACCATG ACCCTCCATCTTCCACCGATGGGGACTGCATTCTCTcagctctctgtcttcctcccgtGGAACGGGTGGTGATTGCAACAGAGGTGGAGAAAGAAGGAAAAAGTATGGAtgtgaaagaaagagaagaggggatggATAGCAGGTCAGGGGAATGTGAGAAAAACAAAAGATCCTCTGTTAGTGATGAGGATGATGCAGAGTTTGTGGACCCCGAGACAGGCAAGGTGGAACCAAAGTACGAAACGGTGATGGTTATCGGGGAAGACGGGATGGTGCAGCCTTTTGAAGATTTAAGTGTCGGGAAAAAGAGATCTTTCAAAAAGCCTAAAAtaaagacacacaaagacagtggAAGTCATGGAGAAAAAATGCTTAGCATAATCAACAGCAAGTCTAATGTGATCATATCCTCTGTGCTTTACCAACCCTCAGTGGATCTACAAAGGGTTGACACTACCAACCTAATATTATTACCTTTTATACCAGTAAGAAGAAACAGAGCGCTGAAGATGAAGACATTTCTTACACAAGAACAGAAACAAACCGACACAGAATTTTCTGAAAAATATACATTCAAGCAGTGCCAGATTTGTGAGAAGACTTTCAGTCGAAGTGCAGACATGAAGCGGCACCAGCAAATCCACACAGGGGAGCCTATCCAGAACCCAAAACAGAAAGAGTCAAAAGTGTGCTGCATTTGCGGAAGGATGTTCGCAGACATAGAAAAGCTAGACAGGCATAAGCTGGTGCACAACCCTTTGAAATGCATCATGTGTGAAAACAGCTTCAATGGTGTCAAGCCACTCAAGAAACACTATCTGGATGTCCATAAATTCAGCGGGCCATTCCTCTGCACCTACTGTGAGAAAAGCTACACTGAGTTATCAGATCTTGTCAGACACGAGAGGACTCACACTCTCCCTTACCAGTGTTCCCACTGTCCAAAGAAATTTAAATCGTCAACGACCCTTGCCGAACAtgaaagaatacacacaggggagaaatgcCTTTGCTGGGAGTGTGGAAAAGGCTTTATCAACATAACAACGCTGAGAAACCACATGCTAAATGTTCACAGCAAACCTGAAGATAAACACTCCTGCTCCCAGTGTGACAAATCTTACGGGGAGAAGAGGGCATTGGTAAGTCATGTGAAAATCTGTCATGCTGGGGTGCGTTATCCATGCACATACTGCGGTAAGCTGTTTCTTAGTATGTCCTCATTGACAAGGCATGACCTGATTCACACTCAGGAGAGGCCTTTTAAATGCACAGAGTCTGAGTGCGGGAAAGGTTTCAGATCTCCAAAGGAACTGAGGGTACACATGAGATATCATACTGGAGAGCGGCCATATAAGTGCAAAATATGTGGGAAGGGTTTTACGCAAAATTGTTATATCACTCGACACATGCGAACTCATACGGGGGAGAAGCCGTATCCGTGTTCTGTCTGTGGGAGAAACTTTTCTGACTTAAGGGTACGGAAAAGACACATGATGACTCACACCGGAGAGAAGCCCTACAAATGTTTAAAATGTGAGAAAGCTTTCAGTCGGACAGAACTTTTGAAAGCACATGAGAAGAAAGAACACTGA
- the LOC139381844 gene encoding zinc finger protein 16-like isoform X3, which translates to MQKQMSGGNGIPLHSLRLIVPPLRLVSAAIWQTVQQRHVMDYGMLDEFVTMVTEMVPELLNLRQRAQLILGLRARLVLELCRSKPITDLQTIQPHLDRIQTLTPLWGTQATDAEVGLSESNFLGLVQTLLKDPDEREHFFQDVFPVEFGPSYDAAIQKLMWQFLSRLEKLLPVSNFQQMNILLQYHRDLGPLDNHDPPSSTDGDCILSALCLPPVERVVIATEVEKEGKSMDVKEREEGMDSRSGECEKNKRSSVSDEDDAEFVDPETGKVEPKYETVMVIGEDGMVQPFEDLSVGKKRSFKKPKIKTHKDSGSHGEKMLSIINSKSNVIISSVLYQPSVDLQRVDTTNLILLPFIPVRRNRALKMKTFLTQEQKQTDTEFSEKYTFKQCQICEKTFSRSADMKRHQQIHTGEPIQNPKQKESKVCCICGRMFADIEKLDRHKLVHNPLKCIMCENSFNGVKPLKKHYLDVHKFSGPFLCTYCEKSYTELSDLVRHERTHTLPYQCSHCPKKFKSSTTLAEHERIHTGEKCLCWECGKGFINITTLRNHMLNVHSKPEDKHSCSQCDKSYGEKRALVSHVKICHAGVRYPCTYCGKLFLSMSSLTRHDLIHTQERPFKCTESECGKGFRSPKELRVHMRYHTGERPYKCKICGKGFTQNCYITRHMRTHTGEKPYPCSVCGRNFSDLRVRKRHMMTHTGEKPYKCLKCEKAFSRTELLKAHEKKEH; encoded by the exons ATGCAAAAACAAATGTCTGGGGGGAATG GTATTCCTCTCCACTCTCTGCGCCTTATAGTCCCACCACTGCGGCTGGTCTCAGCTGCCATCTGGCAGACGGTCCAGCAGAGACACGTGATGGATTATGGGATGCTGGATGAGTTTGTTACCATGGTCACAGAGATGGTTCCAGAGCTTCTGAACCTCAGACAGAGGGCCCAACTTATTCTGGGTCTTCGAGcacgg CTGGTCCTAGAGTTGTGTCGCTCCAAGCCGATCACAGACCTCCAGACCATTCAGCCACACCTGGACAGGATACAGACCCTCACACCTCTCTGGGGGACACAG GCGACTGATGCAGAGGTAGGATTATCTGAATCCAACTTCCTGGGGCTGGTTCAAACCCTTCTAAAAGACCCTGATGAGAGAGAACATTTCTTCCAG GATGTTTTTCCTGTAGAATTTGGTCCCAGTTATGATGCAGCCATTCAGAAACTCATGTGGCAATTTCTTTCGAGACTTGAGAAGCTACTTCCTGTATCAAACTTCCAACAG ATGAATATCCTGCTTCAGTACCACAGAGACCTTGGCCCGCTGGACAACCATG ACCCTCCATCTTCCACCGATGGGGACTGCATTCTCTcagctctctgtcttcctcccgtGGAACGGGTGGTGATTGCAACAGAGGTGGAGAAAGAAGGAAAAAGTATGGAtgtgaaagaaagagaagaggggatggATAGCAGGTCAGGGGAATGTGAGAAAAACAAAAGATCCTCTGTTAGTGATGAGGATGATGCAGAGTTTGTGGACCCCGAGACAGGCAAGGTGGAACCAAAGTACGAAACGGTGATGGTTATCGGGGAAGACGGGATGGTGCAGCCTTTTGAAGATTTAAGTGTCGGGAAAAAGAGATCTTTCAAAAAGCCTAAAAtaaagacacacaaagacagtggAAGTCATGGAGAAAAAATGCTTAGCATAATCAACAGCAAGTCTAATGTGATCATATCCTCTGTGCTTTACCAACCCTCAGTGGATCTACAAAGGGTTGACACTACCAACCTAATATTATTACCTTTTATACCAGTAAGAAGAAACAGAGCGCTGAAGATGAAGACATTTCTTACACAAGAACAGAAACAAACCGACACAGAATTTTCTGAAAAATATACATTCAAGCAGTGCCAGATTTGTGAGAAGACTTTCAGTCGAAGTGCAGACATGAAGCGGCACCAGCAAATCCACACAGGGGAGCCTATCCAGAACCCAAAACAGAAAGAGTCAAAAGTGTGCTGCATTTGCGGAAGGATGTTCGCAGACATAGAAAAGCTAGACAGGCATAAGCTGGTGCACAACCCTTTGAAATGCATCATGTGTGAAAACAGCTTCAATGGTGTCAAGCCACTCAAGAAACACTATCTGGATGTCCATAAATTCAGCGGGCCATTCCTCTGCACCTACTGTGAGAAAAGCTACACTGAGTTATCAGATCTTGTCAGACACGAGAGGACTCACACTCTCCCTTACCAGTGTTCCCACTGTCCAAAGAAATTTAAATCGTCAACGACCCTTGCCGAACAtgaaagaatacacacaggggagaaatgcCTTTGCTGGGAGTGTGGAAAAGGCTTTATCAACATAACAACGCTGAGAAACCACATGCTAAATGTTCACAGCAAACCTGAAGATAAACACTCCTGCTCCCAGTGTGACAAATCTTACGGGGAGAAGAGGGCATTGGTAAGTCATGTGAAAATCTGTCATGCTGGGGTGCGTTATCCATGCACATACTGCGGTAAGCTGTTTCTTAGTATGTCCTCATTGACAAGGCATGACCTGATTCACACTCAGGAGAGGCCTTTTAAATGCACAGAGTCTGAGTGCGGGAAAGGTTTCAGATCTCCAAAGGAACTGAGGGTACACATGAGATATCATACTGGAGAGCGGCCATATAAGTGCAAAATATGTGGGAAGGGTTTTACGCAAAATTGTTATATCACTCGACACATGCGAACTCATACGGGGGAGAAGCCGTATCCGTGTTCTGTCTGTGGGAGAAACTTTTCTGACTTAAGGGTACGGAAAAGACACATGATGACTCACACCGGAGAGAAGCCCTACAAATGTTTAAAATGTGAGAAAGCTTTCAGTCGGACAGAACTTTTGAAAGCACATGAGAAGAAAGAACACTGA
- the LOC139381844 gene encoding zinc finger protein 16-like isoform X2 produces the protein MQKQMSGGNGIPLHSLRLIVPPLRLVSAAIWQTVQQRHVMDYGMLDEFVTMVTEMVPELLNLRQRAQLILGLRARLVLELCRSKPITDLQTIQPHLDRIQTLTPLWGTQATDAEVGLSESNFLGLVQTLLKDPDEREHFFQDVFPVEFGPSYDAAIQKLMWQFLSRLEKLLPVSNFQQQMNILLQYHRDLGPLDNHDPPSSTDGDCILSALCLPPVERVVIATEVEKEGKSMDVKEREEGMDSRSGECEKNKRSSVSDEDDAEFVDPETGKVEPKYETVMVIGEDGMVQPFEDLSVGKKRSFKKPKIKTHKDSGSHGEKMLSIINSKSNVIISSVLYQPSVDLQRVDTTNLILLPFIPVRRNRALKMKTFLTQEQKQTDTEFSEKYTFKQCQICEKTFSRSADMKRHQQIHTGEPIQNPKQKESKVCCICGRMFADIEKLDRHKLVHNPLKCIMCENSFNGVKPLKKHYLDVHKFSGPFLCTYCEKSYTELSDLVRHERTHTLPYQCSHCPKKFKSSTTLAEHERIHTGEKCLCWECGKGFINITTLRNHMLNVHSKPEDKHSCSQCDKSYGEKRALVSHVKICHAGVRYPCTYCGKLFLSMSSLTRHDLIHTQERPFKCTESECGKGFRSPKELRVHMRYHTGERPYKCKICGKGFTQNCYITRHMRTHTGEKPYPCSVCGRNFSDLRVRKRHMMTHTGEKPYKCLKCEKAFSRTELLKAHEKKEH, from the exons ATGCAAAAACAAATGTCTGGGGGGAATG GTATTCCTCTCCACTCTCTGCGCCTTATAGTCCCACCACTGCGGCTGGTCTCAGCTGCCATCTGGCAGACGGTCCAGCAGAGACACGTGATGGATTATGGGATGCTGGATGAGTTTGTTACCATGGTCACAGAGATGGTTCCAGAGCTTCTGAACCTCAGACAGAGGGCCCAACTTATTCTGGGTCTTCGAGcacgg CTGGTCCTAGAGTTGTGTCGCTCCAAGCCGATCACAGACCTCCAGACCATTCAGCCACACCTGGACAGGATACAGACCCTCACACCTCTCTGGGGGACACAG GCGACTGATGCAGAGGTAGGATTATCTGAATCCAACTTCCTGGGGCTGGTTCAAACCCTTCTAAAAGACCCTGATGAGAGAGAACATTTCTTCCAG GATGTTTTTCCTGTAGAATTTGGTCCCAGTTATGATGCAGCCATTCAGAAACTCATGTGGCAATTTCTTTCGAGACTTGAGAAGCTACTTCCTGTATCAAACTTCCAACAG CAGATGAATATCCTGCTTCAGTACCACAGAGACCTTGGCCCGCTGGACAACCATG ACCCTCCATCTTCCACCGATGGGGACTGCATTCTCTcagctctctgtcttcctcccgtGGAACGGGTGGTGATTGCAACAGAGGTGGAGAAAGAAGGAAAAAGTATGGAtgtgaaagaaagagaagaggggatggATAGCAGGTCAGGGGAATGTGAGAAAAACAAAAGATCCTCTGTTAGTGATGAGGATGATGCAGAGTTTGTGGACCCCGAGACAGGCAAGGTGGAACCAAAGTACGAAACGGTGATGGTTATCGGGGAAGACGGGATGGTGCAGCCTTTTGAAGATTTAAGTGTCGGGAAAAAGAGATCTTTCAAAAAGCCTAAAAtaaagacacacaaagacagtggAAGTCATGGAGAAAAAATGCTTAGCATAATCAACAGCAAGTCTAATGTGATCATATCCTCTGTGCTTTACCAACCCTCAGTGGATCTACAAAGGGTTGACACTACCAACCTAATATTATTACCTTTTATACCAGTAAGAAGAAACAGAGCGCTGAAGATGAAGACATTTCTTACACAAGAACAGAAACAAACCGACACAGAATTTTCTGAAAAATATACATTCAAGCAGTGCCAGATTTGTGAGAAGACTTTCAGTCGAAGTGCAGACATGAAGCGGCACCAGCAAATCCACACAGGGGAGCCTATCCAGAACCCAAAACAGAAAGAGTCAAAAGTGTGCTGCATTTGCGGAAGGATGTTCGCAGACATAGAAAAGCTAGACAGGCATAAGCTGGTGCACAACCCTTTGAAATGCATCATGTGTGAAAACAGCTTCAATGGTGTCAAGCCACTCAAGAAACACTATCTGGATGTCCATAAATTCAGCGGGCCATTCCTCTGCACCTACTGTGAGAAAAGCTACACTGAGTTATCAGATCTTGTCAGACACGAGAGGACTCACACTCTCCCTTACCAGTGTTCCCACTGTCCAAAGAAATTTAAATCGTCAACGACCCTTGCCGAACAtgaaagaatacacacaggggagaaatgcCTTTGCTGGGAGTGTGGAAAAGGCTTTATCAACATAACAACGCTGAGAAACCACATGCTAAATGTTCACAGCAAACCTGAAGATAAACACTCCTGCTCCCAGTGTGACAAATCTTACGGGGAGAAGAGGGCATTGGTAAGTCATGTGAAAATCTGTCATGCTGGGGTGCGTTATCCATGCACATACTGCGGTAAGCTGTTTCTTAGTATGTCCTCATTGACAAGGCATGACCTGATTCACACTCAGGAGAGGCCTTTTAAATGCACAGAGTCTGAGTGCGGGAAAGGTTTCAGATCTCCAAAGGAACTGAGGGTACACATGAGATATCATACTGGAGAGCGGCCATATAAGTGCAAAATATGTGGGAAGGGTTTTACGCAAAATTGTTATATCACTCGACACATGCGAACTCATACGGGGGAGAAGCCGTATCCGTGTTCTGTCTGTGGGAGAAACTTTTCTGACTTAAGGGTACGGAAAAGACACATGATGACTCACACCGGAGAGAAGCCCTACAAATGTTTAAAATGTGAGAAAGCTTTCAGTCGGACAGAACTTTTGAAAGCACATGAGAAGAAAGAACACTGA